The following proteins are co-located in the Bradyrhizobium sp. AZCC 2176 genome:
- a CDS encoding flavin reductase family protein: MNIDAPSFKQAMRECAGAVALVTVGTAPGQRTGLTVTSACSLSDKPPSLLACVNRNASAHARICEERAFAVNFLHEEHALLALTFSGQKGINGDDRFAFGRWITGVTGTPILEDAVAAFDCVLTQEFETATHSIFIGEVRNVSVSAQNTPLLYLRGSFHGAHEIRDALSLGDVDARRLSWSDFS, encoded by the coding sequence ATGAACATCGACGCGCCAAGTTTCAAGCAGGCCATGCGCGAATGTGCCGGCGCCGTTGCGCTGGTGACGGTGGGCACGGCGCCAGGGCAGCGCACCGGTCTGACGGTGACATCCGCCTGTTCGCTGTCCGACAAGCCTCCGTCGCTGCTTGCCTGCGTCAACCGCAATGCGAGCGCGCATGCGCGTATCTGCGAGGAGCGCGCCTTCGCGGTCAACTTCCTGCATGAGGAGCACGCGCTGCTGGCGCTGACCTTCAGCGGGCAGAAGGGCATCAACGGCGACGACCGCTTCGCCTTCGGGCGCTGGATCACCGGCGTCACCGGCACACCGATCCTGGAAGATGCCGTTGCCGCCTTCGACTGCGTGCTGACGCAGGAATTCGAAACAGCAACCCATTCGATCTTCATAGGTGAGGTACGAAACGTGTCCGTGTCCGCGCAGAATACGCCCCTGCTCTATCTCCGCGGAAGCTTTCACGGCGCGCACGAGATCAGGGATGCGCTCTCGCTCGGCGATGTCGATGCGAGGCGGCTGAGCTGGAGCGATTTTTCCTGA